The Ferrimicrobium sp. genome contains the following window.
TTGCCCGACCTGTTGGGGAGTCTCGCTTCACGAGGGACTTTGAGCACCTCGTGGCTTGGGCAACCGCCAAGATGCCAGTATTGGACTCAATGGGACCACGGTTACGAAACTGCTCCGAGTCGCATGGCGCACGGTAGGGACAATCTGTGAACGAGTGGTCGCCGAGGAGCTCAACCCCAATCGTCTTGATGACCTCTTCGTCGTCGGAGTTGATGAGATCAGTTATCGCAAGCACCATAATTACCTCACGCTTGTTACCAACCACGAGACGGGCAAGATCGTCTACGCAGGCAGAGGGGAAGAAGGCCAAGAGCCTCGATGAATTCTTTAATGAGCTGGGCAAAGAGCGAACCGCCAAGATCAAGGCGCACCACTTTGGACCTCGGCCCAGCTTTTGCCAAGGCCTTCCGTGAGAAGGCACCTAATGCCCAAATCTGTCTCGATCCATTTCATGTGGTGAAGCTCGGCACCGAGGCCCTCGAAGACGTACGCAAAGACCTCTGGCGGGAGATGAGGAAGCTCCCCTCTCCTGTCTATGCCTGTAAGTTTGCTGGAGCACGGTGGGCTTTCCTAAAGAATCCAGGCACCCTGACAATGCGCCAGGGAACAGCTCTCGCGGCCATCAAACGCCGCGGGGGAGCCCTATGGCGAGCCTATGAGATGAAGGAGTCCCTACGGGCAATCTTTGCTG
Protein-coding sequences here:
- a CDS encoding transposase, producing MSWAKSEPPRSRRTTLDLGPAFAKAFREKAPNAQICLDPFHVVKLGTEALEDVRKDLWREMRKLPSPVYACKFAGARWAFLKNPGTLTMRQGTALAAIKRRGGALWRAYEMKESLRAIFAGDLEIDEVNEMLDHWCKRASRSRLPSFIRLSKTIRTHRDGILASIRLGVSNGRVEGLNTKVRSIIARSYGFHSAKAT